The following are encoded together in the Panicum virgatum strain AP13 chromosome 6K, P.virgatum_v5, whole genome shotgun sequence genome:
- the LOC120711948 gene encoding aspartate carbamoyltransferase, chloroplastic-like, whose translation MAAAAAAASARAALPRPHLALPSSARRSPSVSLAASPLPGLRGAASAAAPPELQVTTRLGDVIEAQQFDRAALSEIFEVAREMEAVERGSHGAPSRVLEGYLMATLFYEPSTRTRLSFEAAMRRLGGEVLTTENAREFSSAAKGETLEDTIRTVEGYSDIIVLRHFESGAARRAADTAIIPVINAGDGPGQHPTQALLDVYTIKREIGALDGIKLGLVGDLANGRTVRSLAYLIAKYQNIKIYFVSPDVVKMKDDIKDYLNSQGVEWEESSDLLEVASQCDVIYQTRIQKERFGERIDLYEAARGKYIVDKKVLDVLPKHAVIMHPLPRLDEITVDVDSDPRAAYFRQAKNGLYIRMALLKLLLVGH comes from the exons atggccgccgccgccgccgccgcctccgcgcgcgccgccctccCGCGCCCCCACctcgccctcccttcctccgCCCGCCGGAGCCCCAGCGTCTCGCTCGCGGCCTCCCCCCTCCCCGGCctccgcggcgccgcctccgccgcggcgccgccggagctgcAAGTTACCACGCGCCTGGGCGACGTGATCGAGGCGCAGCAGTTCGACCGGGCCGCGCTGAGCGAGATCTTCGAGGTGGCGCGGGAGATGGAGGCCGTGGAGCGGGGCTCCCACGGCGCCCCCAGCCGCGTCCTCGAGGGCTACCTCATGGCCACGCTCTTCTACGAGCCCTCCACGCGCACGCGCCTCTCCTTCGAGGCCGCCATGCGGAGGCTCGGAGGGGAGGTGCTCACCACCGAGAACGCGCGCGAGTTCTCTTCGGCCGCCAAGGGGGAGACACTGGAAG ATACCATAAGGACCGTTGAGGGTTATTCTGATATTATTGTTCTGAGACATTTTGAAAGTGGTGCTGCAAGGAGGGCTGCCGATACTGCAATCATTCCAGTTATTAATGCAGGTGATGGGCCAGGGCAACACCCAACCCAG GCTTTATTGGATGTGTACACAATAAAGAGAGAAATTGGTGCACTAGATGGAATAAAACTTGGTTTGGTTGGTGACCTTGCTAATGGGAGGACAGTTCGTTCCCTGGCTTATTTGATTGCTAAATACCAGAACATTAAGATATACTTTGTGTCTCCTGATGTTGTTAAAATGAAG GATGACATCAAGGACTACTTAAATTCCCAAGGTGTTGAATGGGAAGAAAGTTCAGATTTGTTGGAGGTAGCATCCCAGTGTGATGTTATTTATCAAACACGTATTCAAAAAGAAAGATTTGGTGAGAGGATTGATCTTTACGAAGCAGCTCGTGGCAAATACATCGTAGACAAGAAGGTCTTAGATGTGCTGCCAAAGCATGCTGTGATCATGCATCCCCTTCCAAGGCTTGATGAG ATCACAGTAGATGTCGATAGTGACCCGAGAGCTGCTTATTTTAGGCAGGCTAAGAATGGGCTCTACATAAGGATGGCGTTGCTCAAACTTCTACTTGTTGGTCACTGA